The following coding sequences lie in one Sorghum bicolor cultivar BTx623 chromosome 6, Sorghum_bicolor_NCBIv3, whole genome shotgun sequence genomic window:
- the LOC8083438 gene encoding putative inorganic phosphate transporter 1-13, with protein MFYRMLNVVTSSSATGSGGETTTTRRARKQQITVLNALDVARTQLYHFITIVIAGMGFFTDAYDLFSISLITDLLGRIYYPDGKGKGSLPEDAAVAVNGIALVGTVLGQIFFGWLGDRMGRKRIYGVTLKLMVICSLASGLSFSRKSKDVIATLCFFRFWLGVGVGGDYPLSATIMSEYANRRTRGAFIAAVFAMQGLGNLAAGTMVLAISARFKSTRAYETDPYGQADYVWRIVLMLGAVPALLTYYWRMKMPETARYTALIAKNLKQAASDMTSVLEIDIPLGKEEMDALAIQDEFGLFSMEFVQRYGRELLSTTMCWLLLDIVFYSLNLFMKEFFSDIGWFEDVEGPLEHTYAIARTQAIIVLAGTLPGYLFTVIFIDKLGRTRIQIVGFTMMTILMLCLAGPYNFWKNNKSTKIGFAFLYALVFFFANFGPNSTTFILPTEIFPTRLRSTCHGISGAGGKIGAIFGVLWFLRCPISIQNSLLMLAGCNLVGVMFTLALPESKGMSLEDITGEIDDRDEELPFESPQINGGEFIHSVDFDEH; from the exons ATGTTCTACCGCATGCTCAACGTGGTGACATCGTCGTCGGCGACGGGCAGCGGCGGCGAGACCACGACGACACGGAGGGCGCGCAAGCAGCAGATCACCGTGCTCAACGCGCTCGACGTCGCCAGGACGCAGTTGTACCACTTCATCACCATCGTGATCGCCGGGATGGGCTTCTTCACCGACGCCTACGACCTCTTCTCCATCTCCCTCATCACTGACCTCCTCGGACGCATCTACTACCCTGACGGCAAGGGCAAGGGAAGTCTCCCCGAAGACGCTGCCGTTGCCGTGAACGGCATTGCTCTTGTGGGCACCGTGCTGGGGCAGATCTTCTTTGGTTGGCTCGGTGACAGGATGGGACGCAAACGAATCTACGGCGTCACGCTGAAGCTCATGGTGATTTGCTCACTCGCATCCGGCCTCTCCTTCAGCCGCAAGTCCAAGGACGTGATAGCTACGCTCTGCTTCTTCCGTTTCTGGCTAGGCGTCGGCGTCGGTGGCGACTACCCGCTCTCTGCCACCATCATGTCGGAGTACGCAAACCGCAGGACTCGTGGTGCCTTCATTGCTGCTGTCTTCGCCATGCAG GGCCTAGGGAATCTTGCTGCTGGAACTATGGTGCTGGCCATTTCTGCTAGGTTCAAAAGCACCAGGGCCTATGAAACAGATCCATATGGGCAGGCAGACTACGTGTGGCGCATCGTTCTCATGCTGGGCGCCGTTCCAGCCCTCCTCACATACTACTGGCGCATGAAGATGCCCGAGACAGCGCGCTACACCGCGTTGATTGCGAAGAACCTAAAGCAGGCTGCATCAGACATGACCTCTGTTCTCGAGATCGACATCCCATTAGGAAAAGAAGAGATGGACGCCCTTGCCATACAAGATGAATTTGGACTCTTCTCTATGGAATTCGTCCAACGTTATGGCCGTGAGCTGCTCAGCACCACCATGTGCTGGTTACTTCTCGACATCGTCTTCTACTCTCTCAACCTGTTCATGAAAGAATTCTTCAGTGACATCGGTTGGTTTGAAGATGTCGAGGGGCCACTTGAGCATACATACGCTATTGCACGTACTCAGGCGATTATCGTACTCGCTGGCACTCTCCCTGGGTACTTGTTCACAGTCATCTTCATTGACAAACTCGGACGCACCAGGATACAGATTGTGGGATTCACTATGATGACTATATTGATGCTTTGCCTGGCTGGGCCTTACAATTTTTGGAAGAACAATAAAAGCACGAAAATTGGCTTCGCCTTCTTGTACGCATTGGTTTTCTTCTTCGCCAACTTTGGACCAAACTCTACCACGTTCATCCTTCCCACGGAGATATTCCCGACGCGGTTACGGTCAACATGTCATGGCATATCTGGCGCTGGAGGGAAGATTGGTGCAATTTTTGGCGTGCTTTGGTTCCTCCGGTGTCCAATAAGCATTCAGAACTCACTACTCATGCTAGCTGGTTGTAACCTAGTTGGAGTCATGTTCACCCTAGCATTACCGGAATCTAAAGGCATGTCACTTGAGGACATCACCGGTGAGATAGATGATCGGGATGAGGAGCTTCCCTTCGAATCACCACAAATTAATGGGGGAGAGTTCATCCACAGTGTTGATTTTGATGAGCATTGA